Proteins from one Paenibacillus amylolyticus genomic window:
- a CDS encoding aldo/keto reductase, translated as MTKHITDCTILNNGVTMPWLGFGTYKAKGKEVQQAVETALEVGYRSIDTASIYGNEEEVGQAIASSGVARNELFVTTKLWNDDQGFDSTLRAFEASQKALGLNVIDLYLIHWPGRDQYKETWRAFERLYSEGSIRAIGVSNFQVHHLRDIINEGGTVPAVNQIELHPGLIQQELQDFCGAQGIQLEAWSPIMKGKLNQESTLKALAQKYGKTPAQIILRWDIQNQIVTIPKSVTPERIRENADIFDFELTPDELKQIDALDSDKRTGPHPDQLFWD; from the coding sequence ATGACAAAACATATTACAGATTGTACGATTCTGAACAACGGAGTAACGATGCCATGGCTAGGATTTGGAACATACAAAGCAAAAGGTAAGGAAGTGCAACAGGCGGTCGAGACGGCTTTGGAGGTTGGATATCGCAGTATTGATACCGCGTCCATCTATGGCAATGAAGAAGAAGTGGGACAAGCGATTGCAAGCAGTGGTGTTGCCCGTAACGAACTGTTTGTGACGACCAAGCTCTGGAATGATGATCAGGGATTTGATTCAACATTGAGAGCATTTGAAGCCAGTCAGAAGGCGCTTGGACTGAATGTGATTGATCTTTACTTAATTCACTGGCCTGGCAGAGACCAGTACAAGGAAACGTGGAGAGCGTTCGAACGTCTATATAGCGAAGGAAGCATCCGTGCGATAGGTGTGAGTAATTTTCAGGTTCACCATCTGCGCGATATTATAAATGAAGGCGGTACGGTGCCTGCGGTGAATCAGATTGAATTGCATCCGGGTCTGATTCAGCAAGAACTTCAGGATTTCTGCGGAGCACAGGGAATTCAGCTGGAGGCTTGGAGCCCGATCATGAAAGGCAAGCTGAACCAAGAGTCGACTCTCAAAGCGTTGGCTCAAAAATATGGGAAAACGCCTGCACAGATTATTCTGCGCTGGGATATTCAGAATCAGATTGTGACGATTCCGAAGTCTGTTACCCCGGAGCGTATTCGTGAGAATGCGGACATCTTTGACTTTGAATTGACACCGGATGAGTTGAAACAAATTGATGCGCTGGATTCGGATAAGCGGACGGGTCCACACCCGGATCAACTGTTTTGGGATTGA
- a CDS encoding DUF1450 domain-containing protein produces MANDIRVCEKCNHVRLKSIVPKLQKMAPDTEIKIGCKSYCGPCAKRAFVFINGRYISAPTEEEVLVKVAKFVK; encoded by the coding sequence ATGGCTAACGATATCCGCGTGTGCGAAAAGTGTAATCATGTTCGACTGAAATCGATTGTACCCAAGTTGCAAAAAATGGCTCCGGACACGGAGATCAAAATCGGGTGCAAATCCTATTGCGGTCCTTGCGCGAAACGTGCATTTGTCTTTATCAACGGTCGGTATATCAGTGCACCGACAGAAGAAGAAGTGCTCGTCAAAGTTGCAAAGTTCGTCAAGTAA
- a CDS encoding iron-sulfur cluster assembly accessory protein gives MNCKITRNAAKVLKLELDKPENEGKKLRVVITHAHGDHAHYGLDLDTPKENDTVVSTDKEIDVILANDQPLLNGVKIDYLYFPEEGFVITDPSQGNHGDH, from the coding sequence ATGAACTGCAAAATTACGCGTAATGCTGCTAAAGTATTGAAGCTTGAACTGGACAAGCCGGAGAACGAAGGAAAAAAACTGCGCGTTGTCATCACACATGCACATGGTGATCATGCTCACTACGGACTTGATCTCGACACACCCAAAGAAAATGATACGGTTGTATCAACCGATAAAGAGATTGATGTCATTCTCGCGAATGATCAGCCTTTGCTGAACGGTGTTAAAATTGATTATCTCTACTTCCCGGAAGAGGGATTCGTTATTACGGATCCGTCCCAAGGCAATCACGGCGACCACTAA
- a CDS encoding M14 family metallopeptidase has product MQWIIVQRGDTLPRIASAYHMTRELLAALNPEAAAQPYLLAGQMLRVVPGTGRRYAVPPGERVEEIAGRFGLDEEDLRQANPEIANITDWVGRCIHIPAANGKTIVKIQGEYGYRELIKDINKLGYQYPFIETGSIGTSVMGKSLPYLRIGQGTRHIHVNASVHANEWLTSAVLMKFIEEYAEAYSTQGAWHQYQTERWMQETSLWAVPMVNPDGVELVQEGVVNPHPHAQQLLAWNAGRANFTHWKANIRGVDLNDQFPAHWEEEAARRGVTSPGPRDYAGTAPLTEPEAQALAQWTQQHTFDAVVSLHSQGQEIYWNYRDLEPRESAPLSRRLAKASGYKAVKLGGSDAGYKDWFIQAFGKPGFTVEVGLGVNPLPVEQFDDICIEVGMLLAELLSNG; this is encoded by the coding sequence CTGCAATGGATTATCGTTCAGCGGGGAGATACGCTGCCGCGAATTGCGTCAGCATACCATATGACGAGGGAGTTACTTGCTGCACTGAACCCGGAAGCGGCCGCCCAGCCTTACTTGCTGGCAGGTCAGATGCTGCGTGTTGTGCCAGGGACAGGTCGCAGATACGCTGTACCGCCTGGAGAACGTGTAGAGGAGATTGCAGGGAGATTTGGATTGGATGAAGAGGACTTGCGCCAGGCTAATCCGGAAATTGCCAACATAACCGACTGGGTTGGTCGCTGTATTCATATTCCGGCTGCGAATGGAAAAACTATTGTGAAGATTCAGGGAGAGTATGGATATCGAGAGTTAATCAAGGATATAAACAAGCTGGGGTATCAATATCCGTTTATCGAGACGGGGTCCATTGGAACAAGTGTCATGGGGAAGTCGCTGCCTTATTTGCGTATCGGGCAAGGCACGAGACATATCCATGTTAACGCTTCTGTTCATGCCAATGAGTGGCTGACATCAGCCGTTCTGATGAAGTTTATCGAAGAGTATGCCGAGGCGTACAGTACACAGGGGGCATGGCATCAATACCAGACAGAGCGCTGGATGCAAGAGACGTCACTCTGGGCAGTGCCGATGGTTAATCCGGACGGCGTCGAGCTGGTTCAGGAAGGTGTGGTCAATCCGCATCCGCATGCACAACAGTTGTTAGCCTGGAATGCGGGCAGAGCAAACTTCACCCATTGGAAGGCGAACATCAGGGGAGTTGATCTGAATGATCAATTTCCCGCCCATTGGGAGGAAGAGGCAGCAAGAAGAGGCGTGACCTCACCTGGGCCCAGGGATTATGCAGGAACAGCCCCATTAACCGAACCGGAGGCGCAGGCGCTTGCGCAGTGGACGCAGCAACACACATTCGATGCGGTTGTATCCCTGCATAGTCAGGGACAGGAAATCTACTGGAACTATCGTGATCTGGAACCCAGGGAGAGTGCACCGCTGTCGCGCAGACTTGCCAAAGCTTCGGGTTACAAAGCAGTGAAGCTTGGTGGAAGTGATGCCGGATACAAAGACTGGTTTATCCAAGCTTTTGGTAAACCCGGCTTCACGGTGGAAGTGGGACTGGGTGTTAATCCGCTTCCTGTAGAACAGTTTGATGATATCTGTATCGAGGTCGGCATGTTGCTGGCTGAACTGTTATCCAATGGGTGA
- a CDS encoding YtxH domain-containing protein, translating into MKDSNKSLLWGALIGSVVGSVTALLLAPKSGRELRQDITEGARQVSEKGQELAGIVGEQSSQIVSKVKETADVVIQDIQSWRKCAEGKEIRISAAIVDNDGDKAGDQSGIDVVAKLPADESKDDN; encoded by the coding sequence GTGAAGGATTCGAACAAAAGTTTGTTGTGGGGAGCTCTTATTGGCTCCGTGGTAGGTTCTGTAACGGCATTATTGCTGGCACCGAAATCAGGACGTGAACTTCGTCAGGATATTACAGAAGGTGCTCGTCAAGTATCGGAGAAAGGTCAGGAACTGGCTGGTATCGTGGGAGAACAAAGCTCACAGATCGTATCCAAGGTTAAAGAGACCGCAGATGTCGTAATTCAGGATATTCAATCCTGGCGCAAGTGCGCTGAAGGCAAAGAAATTCGCATTTCGGCAGCTATTGTTGATAACGATGGTGATAAAGCAGGGGATCAATCCGGAATCGACGTCGTAGCAAAGCTTCCTGCGGATGAGTCCAAGGACGACAACTAA
- a CDS encoding DUF4261 domain-containing protein, which produces MTNESKEFNEVNTESGEPSETPSGFHPVYMVELLFRERPQVDRLRVQEAMIRHTGQVRLDVKQESEEQAREMLVFYHLDHKVSFQEGAIPAQTCMLPVNEIADRARFGGAVQQAWHWPEVGQVVEASRYSIRIHDMFTAAMPRKQRLELFQKTVLAIMESLTCDALYWYGSDKLVEPEAYTQAQEREEHLYAAMNVRMYQAGGTEEQRGLVMDTVGLSALGVPDVQCHFVGLDPDTVAQTLLGAAYYIFDQGDVLQDGQTLGSSGGRRWRCEHQAALIAPGRYVIDLDPGDEHAVADLEPARQN; this is translated from the coding sequence ATGACAAATGAATCAAAAGAATTCAATGAAGTAAATACTGAAAGTGGAGAACCGAGTGAAACACCTTCCGGATTCCATCCGGTGTATATGGTGGAACTCTTGTTCCGGGAACGCCCGCAGGTGGATCGCTTGCGTGTGCAGGAAGCGATGATTCGTCATACCGGACAAGTCCGACTCGATGTGAAACAAGAGAGTGAAGAGCAGGCGCGTGAGATGCTGGTGTTCTACCATCTGGACCATAAGGTATCCTTTCAGGAAGGGGCTATTCCTGCGCAGACCTGCATGCTTCCAGTGAATGAAATTGCAGATCGTGCACGGTTTGGCGGGGCTGTACAACAAGCCTGGCATTGGCCGGAAGTGGGACAAGTTGTAGAAGCTTCGCGTTACTCCATTCGGATACATGATATGTTCACGGCCGCCATGCCTCGTAAACAGCGCCTGGAGCTGTTTCAGAAGACTGTACTGGCAATCATGGAGAGTTTGACCTGTGATGCGCTGTATTGGTACGGCAGTGACAAGCTGGTTGAACCGGAAGCATATACGCAAGCACAGGAACGTGAGGAACATCTGTATGCAGCTATGAACGTTCGCATGTATCAGGCCGGAGGTACGGAGGAACAGCGCGGGTTGGTTATGGATACAGTAGGATTGTCTGCGTTGGGTGTACCTGATGTACAGTGTCACTTCGTTGGTCTTGATCCCGATACGGTAGCTCAGACCTTACTGGGTGCAGCGTATTACATATTTGATCAGGGTGATGTTCTGCAAGATGGACAGACACTGGGTTCATCCGGTGGACGTCGCTGGCGTTGTGAACATCAGGCGGCTTTGATTGCACCTGGGCGATATGTCATTGATTTGGACCCGGGGGATGAGCATGCGGTCGCTGATCTCGAGCCAGCTCGTCAGAATTGA
- a CDS encoding HepT-like ribonuclease domain-containing protein: MYYVNREQIAHRLAAVPEVAEGLRRAAQAWDGSLMLGMVQERCLHLAIEIVTDVGSYLIDGFIMRDASSYDDIIQINYEEKVFDHSTYEILRQLVTLRKPLVQDYYSWERSELHPLSIELPSILEHFTAQVTAYVETELGPFNAAQPEGQRKE, encoded by the coding sequence ATGTATTATGTGAACAGAGAACAGATTGCCCACCGGCTTGCGGCTGTACCGGAAGTAGCTGAAGGGCTTCGCCGGGCAGCGCAGGCTTGGGATGGCAGTCTCATGCTGGGGATGGTGCAGGAGCGTTGTCTTCACCTTGCAATTGAGATTGTTACCGATGTGGGAAGTTATCTGATTGACGGCTTCATCATGAGAGATGCAAGCAGCTATGATGATATTATTCAGATTAATTATGAAGAAAAGGTTTTTGACCATTCGACCTATGAGATCTTGCGTCAGCTTGTCACATTACGCAAACCACTGGTGCAGGATTATTACAGTTGGGAACGGTCTGAGTTGCATCCGCTTAGCATAGAGTTGCCGAGTATACTTGAACATTTTACAGCACAGGTTACCGCCTATGTCGAAACAGAACTTGGTCCTTTCAATGCGGCACAGCCCGAAGGACAGCGTAAGGAATGA
- a CDS encoding Dabb family protein gives MIKHIVLFKMKDRSAESIEAAAQVLRNLEGKIDVLISLEIGIDVLRSERSFDISLTAEFASLEDLQAYQVHPLHQEVIKYMNEVREQSIAVDYEI, from the coding sequence ATGATAAAACATATTGTCCTGTTCAAAATGAAAGATCGTTCAGCAGAAAGTATTGAAGCTGCAGCCCAGGTTCTCCGCAATCTGGAAGGTAAAATTGATGTTCTGATCTCGCTCGAGATCGGGATTGATGTGCTTCGCTCGGAGAGATCGTTCGACATTTCACTCACAGCGGAGTTTGCGTCACTGGAGGATCTTCAGGCGTATCAGGTACACCCGCTTCATCAGGAAGTTATCAAATACATGAATGAAGTCAGAGAACAGTCGATTGCAGTAGACTACGAAATCTGA
- a CDS encoding helix-turn-helix transcriptional regulator — protein MPNQPEQHSIQAWSLINRKYLGKGVRVKRFRKPTRCQIRNRVLLAVLMANDIKLSQLAEDLSISSRSVSAWVYEGRIPGSTNLDKTCQLLGYPRHILFNEDVVRNSPVICQPESSRFMKRTVTRSPVSNRILTGLCMVHDLSVTDVSHWIGVHPGTFRKWLHQGTLPSAAFQEQAEQFFRIPKTILFADVILKDRRNN, from the coding sequence ATGCCTAATCAACCAGAACAACATTCCATCCAGGCGTGGTCTCTGATCAACCGTAAATACTTGGGAAAAGGCGTCCGTGTTAAACGATTCCGAAAACCGACACGCTGTCAAATCCGCAATCGTGTTCTTCTTGCCGTGCTGATGGCCAATGACATCAAGTTGTCCCAGCTCGCAGAAGACCTCTCCATCTCTTCACGCAGTGTCAGTGCGTGGGTCTATGAAGGTCGGATACCCGGCAGTACCAATTTGGACAAGACATGCCAGCTACTCGGTTATCCCCGCCACATTCTCTTTAATGAGGACGTTGTGCGTAATAGCCCGGTCATCTGTCAACCCGAGTCTTCTCGCTTCATGAAGCGTACGGTGACCCGCTCTCCGGTTAGTAACCGTATTTTGACAGGCTTGTGTATGGTCCATGATTTGTCGGTGACAGATGTCAGCCACTGGATCGGGGTTCATCCCGGCACTTTCCGCAAATGGCTGCATCAGGGAACACTGCCTTCCGCTGCGTTTCAGGAACAAGCGGAGCAATTTTTCCGCATCCCGAAAACTATTTTGTTCGCAGATGTCATCTTGAAAGATCGTCGCAACAACTAA
- a CDS encoding sn-glycerol-1-phosphate dehydrogenase, which produces MNMNKRIAAWNEEAQQCTCGHQHRVVDMLIHLEAGAIQRLPGYLSEQGYHRVTVVYDRHTFRAAGSDVLDSIRDAGIHVDEINLPENRTGDIIADEAAIVQVMLGVKLESQAVIALGSGTIHDLVRFVCSKMNKPFLSIPTAASVDGFTSAGAPLIVNGVKQTFQAVPPEAIFADMRILEQAPQEMTAGGFGDMLGKYTSLADWVVSRELGGEPFCPVAYRMTEEALNSCIDHVQAIAEGRAEGVAVLMDALIVSGLSMLIIDHSRPASGGEHHLSHILEMDLMQAGARPVLHGAKVGIACALLTVKYKELAQTSGEPVFAIYKQLPEAAQLIAWLEQVGGPVTMEQLGVTPEMVEHAFNTAHTLRPRYTGLKYINEVLNMRSG; this is translated from the coding sequence ATGAATATGAACAAACGAATTGCAGCATGGAATGAGGAAGCACAGCAGTGTACTTGCGGTCATCAACATCGAGTGGTCGATATGCTTATTCATTTGGAAGCTGGAGCCATTCAGAGGTTACCGGGTTATTTATCTGAACAAGGATACCATCGGGTGACGGTTGTTTATGATCGACATACGTTTCGGGCGGCCGGATCGGATGTTCTGGACAGTATTCGGGATGCGGGCATCCATGTGGATGAAATCAATCTACCGGAGAATCGTACGGGTGATATTATTGCGGATGAAGCAGCTATTGTACAGGTCATGTTGGGTGTAAAACTGGAAAGTCAGGCTGTAATCGCGCTGGGCTCAGGTACCATTCATGATCTGGTGAGATTTGTATGCTCCAAAATGAACAAGCCCTTTCTGTCGATACCAACAGCGGCTTCAGTGGACGGGTTCACCTCTGCAGGCGCACCTTTAATTGTAAACGGCGTCAAACAGACATTTCAGGCTGTTCCGCCTGAGGCCATCTTTGCGGATATGCGTATTCTGGAGCAAGCTCCCCAAGAGATGACGGCTGGCGGATTCGGAGATATGCTTGGCAAATATACTTCCCTTGCAGACTGGGTTGTTTCTCGTGAGCTGGGAGGAGAACCGTTCTGCCCAGTAGCTTATAGGATGACCGAAGAAGCGCTGAATTCCTGCATAGATCATGTACAAGCTATTGCGGAGGGGCGAGCAGAGGGAGTAGCTGTATTAATGGACGCCTTGATTGTTTCTGGCCTCTCCATGTTGATTATTGACCATTCTCGTCCGGCATCCGGAGGTGAGCATCATCTGTCCCACATCTTGGAGATGGATCTGATGCAAGCGGGAGCAAGACCGGTTCTGCATGGGGCCAAAGTTGGCATAGCCTGTGCACTGCTTACCGTGAAATATAAAGAACTTGCACAAACTTCGGGTGAACCCGTGTTTGCGATATATAAGCAATTACCGGAGGCTGCTCAGCTCATCGCATGGCTGGAGCAAGTAGGTGGACCTGTGACTATGGAACAACTTGGAGTAACCCCGGAGATGGTGGAACATGCGTTCAACACTGCACATACGCTCCGTCCTCGGTATACGGGGCTGAAATACATTAATGAAGTGTTAAACATGAGATCAGGTTGA
- a CDS encoding Gfo/Idh/MocA family oxidoreductase — MKTTHLCFIGAGFHATTNIYPSVVEAGAQIQAIATRRMERSEAALLRFGSNGNAYDNAQLMLQQEPCDGVVVVAQPTDQTALVLECIRAGKNVYVDKPLGWNAAEASTVAEAAEQAGVIVMVGFMKRYAPVYMKLKELIDNGSLGKVRSFQMKFAVDSTPFCKDEEQFMKLAAIHMVDLMRFLFGEAIRVTGTTVKDGEHINQSISLVFENNVVGSAYFTGMNAWSRESESVLVTFDHGFASAEEINTLTVHPSRSSTRLPWKSLEEQDTVYTPSGSPMSGAYRDLYLRGFVGEMAHFIACCHNQSTPHSSAKDNIGTMALCDTILSSLK, encoded by the coding sequence TTGAAAACAACCCATTTATGCTTTATCGGAGCCGGGTTTCATGCTACTACGAATATATATCCTTCGGTTGTTGAAGCCGGAGCGCAGATCCAGGCCATTGCCACTCGACGGATGGAACGCTCTGAAGCAGCTCTGTTGCGATTTGGCAGCAACGGAAACGCCTATGACAACGCTCAGCTCATGTTACAGCAGGAACCTTGTGACGGAGTCGTTGTGGTGGCACAGCCTACAGACCAGACCGCTCTTGTTCTTGAATGCATTCGGGCTGGCAAGAATGTATATGTGGATAAGCCGCTCGGATGGAACGCAGCAGAAGCCTCTACTGTAGCAGAAGCTGCCGAGCAGGCTGGCGTCATTGTGATGGTCGGTTTTATGAAACGTTACGCCCCGGTATACATGAAACTGAAGGAACTCATTGATAACGGTTCGCTAGGTAAAGTGCGTTCATTCCAGATGAAATTCGCTGTAGACAGTACCCCTTTTTGCAAGGATGAGGAACAGTTCATGAAGCTCGCCGCCATTCATATGGTCGATCTGATGCGTTTCCTGTTCGGAGAAGCCATACGAGTTACAGGTACAACTGTAAAGGACGGGGAACACATTAATCAGAGCATATCCCTCGTATTTGAGAATAACGTCGTTGGCAGTGCTTATTTTACCGGCATGAATGCCTGGTCACGGGAGAGTGAAAGTGTTCTCGTCACCTTCGACCATGGATTTGCCTCTGCTGAAGAGATCAACACACTTACTGTTCATCCATCCCGAAGCTCGACCAGACTTCCCTGGAAATCTCTAGAGGAGCAAGATACCGTATACACACCTTCCGGTTCTCCCATGTCAGGGGCTTATCGGGACCTATATCTACGCGGGTTCGTTGGTGAAATGGCGCACTTCATTGCGTGTTGCCACAATCAGTCCACCCCGCATTCCAGCGCCAAGGATAATATAGGAACAATGGCTCTATGTGACACCATTCTATCGTCACTGAAGTAG
- a CDS encoding helix-turn-helix domain-containing protein produces the protein MKPCPAPYGCSVEVTLSVIGGKWKGAILYHLFSGPLRFNELRKLFPEITQRMLTLQLRELEGSGIVHREIYPQIPPKVEYSLTPFGETLRPIIFSMRDWGETYTNEVLARSSQEV, from the coding sequence ATCAAGCCATGTCCCGCGCCATACGGTTGCTCCGTGGAAGTTACCCTTAGTGTGATCGGAGGCAAATGGAAAGGAGCTATCCTGTATCATTTATTCTCCGGTCCTTTGAGATTCAATGAGCTCCGCAAATTATTTCCTGAAATTACCCAGCGTATGCTCACCCTGCAACTTCGAGAGTTGGAAGGCAGCGGAATTGTTCATCGTGAAATATACCCCCAGATCCCACCTAAAGTGGAGTATTCCCTCACACCATTTGGTGAAACGTTACGGCCAATTATCTTCAGCATGAGAGATTGGGGAGAAACATATACCAATGAGGTTCTGGCCAGATCCTCACAAGAGGTATAG
- a CDS encoding diguanylate cyclase, with product MVQKLLVNKNGKEQYKNLAGVDSLAGYYNVPSTGWGIVIVSPTQTVYDQLNHHIRMLLLYTSVPFLILTLIVVRVARKLASPFAMLADLVNQVDKGQVDLPVMKPHWNREADLLTRAVVGALANFRKQTNQLVYDARTDVLTGMNNRRTFEEVIQEWIQYEVPFSIIVLDIDRFKSINDTFGHHAGDEVLKHIANIIRLSVRPEDVCARFGGEEFVVLLRNAESDVAFEIAERIRLTVEGSILPIDRSVTISAGIAEYPKHSTTSTELFHLADNALYQAKEEGRNRTVTIQSVIK from the coding sequence GTGGTACAGAAGCTGCTGGTAAACAAGAACGGTAAAGAACAATACAAAAACCTTGCAGGTGTGGATTCACTTGCAGGTTATTACAACGTTCCATCAACAGGCTGGGGTATCGTAATTGTGTCTCCAACCCAAACGGTGTACGATCAGTTGAACCATCATATCCGCATGTTGTTGCTGTACACGTCAGTGCCTTTCCTGATTCTGACCCTTATTGTCGTTCGGGTTGCACGCAAGCTGGCCAGTCCTTTTGCTATGTTGGCTGATTTAGTGAATCAGGTCGATAAGGGACAAGTGGATCTGCCGGTGATGAAACCTCACTGGAATAGAGAGGCAGACCTTCTCACGAGAGCCGTTGTTGGCGCACTGGCGAACTTTAGGAAACAGACAAACCAGCTCGTCTATGATGCCAGAACAGATGTTTTAACAGGCATGAACAATCGCAGAACCTTCGAAGAAGTCATTCAGGAATGGATTCAGTATGAGGTACCCTTCTCCATTATTGTTCTGGATATTGACCGCTTCAAATCCATTAATGATACATTCGGGCATCATGCCGGGGATGAAGTGCTGAAACATATTGCCAATATCATTCGATTGTCTGTTCGACCAGAAGATGTCTGCGCAAGGTTTGGTGGAGAGGAATTTGTAGTTTTGTTAAGGAATGCCGAGTCTGACGTGGCTTTTGAGATTGCTGAACGTATCCGATTAACGGTCGAAGGAAGCATATTGCCCATAGATCGTTCCGTAACCATCTCGGCTGGAATTGCTGAATATCCGAAGCACTCCACAACATCCACAGAACTGTTTCACTTGGCGGATAATGCATTGTATCAAGCGAAGGAAGAGGGGCGTAACCGTACGGTTACGATCCAGTCGGTTATTAAATAG
- a CDS encoding PDC sensor domain-containing protein has protein sequence MIAQLKRFKLRRKIKNIKRNKKIKNIKKISLTALLSGLVTISVLMTLTLMFISSYTSQKQSLIDNTLSLNYASAVQMSQAMDSLFNSMQGSLKFAAQYFSDMDNSNTKELNSTLDLVRNSSNFFNSVALVNKQGVVISTSPYSQASVGHHVSSDAAKEAVKSRASYISEAYQTPRTKRRIVFVSEPIFDSAGMYQGTLGGNIFCRKIIY, from the coding sequence ATGATTGCACAGCTCAAAAGATTCAAATTACGAAGAAAAATTAAAAACATAAAGAGAAACAAGAAAATTAAAAACATCAAGAAAATCAGTCTTACGGCTTTGCTAAGTGGCCTGGTCACCATTTCAGTTTTGATGACATTGACCCTCATGTTTATCTCATCGTATACATCTCAGAAACAGTCACTTATTGATAACACTCTATCGCTGAATTATGCAAGCGCTGTGCAAATGAGCCAAGCCATGGATTCGCTTTTTAATTCCATGCAGGGGAGCTTGAAATTTGCAGCCCAATATTTTTCCGATATGGATAACTCCAATACCAAAGAATTAAATTCCACATTGGATTTGGTTCGCAATAGCAGCAATTTTTTTAATTCCGTTGCTTTGGTAAATAAACAGGGCGTGGTCATCTCTACCTCGCCTTACTCACAGGCTAGCGTAGGTCACCATGTTAGTTCCGATGCAGCAAAAGAAGCAGTTAAATCGAGGGCTTCGTATATCTCTGAAGCGTACCAGACACCTCGAACCAAACGCAGAATTGTATTTGTCAGTGAACCGATCTTTGATTCGGCAGGGATGTATCAAGGAACACTTGGTGGAAATATCTTTTGCAGGAAGATAATATATTGA
- a CDS encoding fused MFS/spermidine synthase, with translation MRVLYRNKSEQHELTVYDTRKLYGEKGRFRVLEFSNAAVQGAMDLDEPNRMVLEYPRAMVHLMEQNDPEFDKVFVIGHGIGTLPTYLSDRQVKVAELDAEVAELSRTFFGYEGSSVLIGDGRELLGQEPEGTYDYIIVDAFTAAGTPEQFISSDFFAMVKDKLNSDGAVLLNVFGRAGNDRLVSAIYTTLQSQFAYTRAFALPTDTADEVQNRMLMGSHHPIEFQIRHMAGFVEQEPGEGYIIVDPGRT, from the coding sequence GTGAGAGTTCTGTATCGGAATAAAAGTGAACAGCATGAACTGACGGTATATGACACCCGGAAGCTTTATGGAGAGAAGGGGAGATTTCGTGTATTAGAGTTCTCCAACGCAGCTGTCCAGGGTGCAATGGATCTGGATGAGCCTAACCGGATGGTGTTGGAATACCCGAGAGCAATGGTACATCTAATGGAACAGAATGATCCTGAATTTGATAAGGTATTTGTGATAGGACATGGGATTGGCACATTGCCAACCTACTTGTCTGATCGACAGGTAAAGGTGGCTGAGCTGGACGCCGAGGTCGCCGAGTTGAGCCGAACCTTTTTTGGATATGAGGGGAGTTCTGTACTCATTGGAGATGGTCGTGAATTATTGGGCCAGGAACCTGAAGGAACGTATGATTATATTATTGTTGATGCGTTTACCGCAGCGGGTACGCCTGAACAGTTTATATCCAGTGACTTTTTTGCCATGGTCAAGGACAAGCTGAACTCGGATGGAGCAGTACTTCTTAATGTATTTGGGCGTGCTGGCAACGACCGACTTGTAAGTGCCATCTATACAACACTTCAGTCGCAGTTTGCTTATACACGTGCATTTGCATTGCCAACAGATACAGCGGATGAAGTCCAGAATCGTATGTTAATGGGCAGTCATCATCCGATCGAATTTCAGATTCGCCACATGGCGGGTTTTGTTGAACAGGAGCCAGGAGAAGGATATATTATCGTTGATCCAGGTCGTACGTGA